One window from the genome of Deinococcus sp. NW-56 encodes:
- a CDS encoding DUF4127 family protein has translation MPRPIPLLALLLAAQAGAQTLLPLDSRPATRVLPALIAGLRGGDVRVPPAELLGTAAWGADPAALTAWLEAQPTGVPLVVALDALAYGGLVQSRTSPLTAAQALARLEPLRTWTARTGSPVYAFITLPREPDATDRGRNLAVVRGVMRWAGEGVFRELHVTWDDALPGSPAPAEGAALAQEAPANVRVYPGADEVLSLLVARALAPAGRTVRVEYSDPVKAEGIIRYEGIPLTQSVLNHAEAGGFRVVEGDRADLTLYVYNGGDPRRAALRVSALLRRGPVAVADVAQVNLGNVRLWRDLATLRQHANLRSLAAWGTPGNNVGTALAHARLSLEGADPIRQDALLAREYANDVIYSAEVRAALRKAVPEAELNTPAGQARLLEIAREYFPLRVGLTYTLEDAALPWGRSFEWDFRLEGR, from the coding sequence ATGCCCCGCCCCATCCCCCTCCTCGCCCTCCTGCTCGCCGCCCAGGCGGGTGCCCAGACCCTCCTCCCGCTCGACTCCCGCCCGGCGACCCGTGTCCTGCCCGCCCTGATCGCCGGACTGCGCGGCGGCGACGTGCGGGTGCCCCCCGCCGAGCTGCTGGGCACGGCGGCATGGGGAGCCGACCCGGCCGCCCTGACCGCGTGGCTGGAGGCCCAGCCCACCGGGGTGCCGCTGGTGGTGGCCCTGGATGCCCTGGCCTACGGGGGCCTGGTGCAGTCGCGCACCAGCCCGCTGACGGCGGCGCAGGCGCTGGCCCGCCTGGAACCCCTGCGGACGTGGACCGCGCGAACCGGGAGCCCGGTCTACGCCTTTATCACCCTGCCGCGCGAGCCGGACGCGACCGACCGGGGGCGCAACCTCGCCGTGGTGCGCGGGGTGATGCGCTGGGCGGGCGAGGGGGTCTTCCGCGAGTTGCACGTTACCTGGGACGACGCCCTGCCCGGCAGCCCCGCCCCGGCCGAGGGTGCGGCGCTGGCGCAGGAGGCCCCGGCCAATGTCCGCGTCTACCCCGGCGCCGACGAGGTGCTGAGCCTGCTGGTGGCGCGTGCCCTCGCCCCGGCGGGGCGGACCGTGCGGGTGGAGTACAGCGATCCCGTGAAGGCCGAGGGGATCATCCGCTACGAGGGTATTCCGCTGACCCAGAGTGTGCTTAACCATGCCGAAGCAGGCGGCTTCCGGGTCGTGGAGGGGGACCGCGCAGACCTCACCCTCTACGTCTACAACGGTGGCGATCCCCGCCGGGCGGCGCTGCGGGTGAGTGCCCTGCTGCGCCGGGGGCCGGTGGCGGTGGCGGACGTGGCGCAGGTCAACCTGGGAAACGTGCGGCTGTGGCGCGACCTCGCCACCCTGCGCCAGCACGCGAATCTGCGTTCGCTCGCGGCCTGGGGCACGCCGGGCAACAACGTCGGCACGGCGCTCGCCCACGCCCGCCTGAGCCTGGAGGGAGCCGACCCCATCCGGCAGGACGCGCTGCTGGCCCGCGAATACGCCAATGACGTGATCTACAGCGCCGAGGTGCGGGCGGCTCTCAGAAAAGCTGTTCCCGAGGCCGAGCTGAATACGCCTGCCGGGCAGGCGCGGCTGCTGGAGATCGCCCGCGAATATTTCCCGCTGCGGGTCGGCCTGACCTACACGCTGGAGGACGCCGCACTGCCCTGGGGCCGCTCCTTCGAGTGGGACTTCCGGCTGGAGGGGCGGTAG
- a CDS encoding DMT family transporter: MRPSPAGLILTAAVLWGLLGILGKGAQGAGVGALEVAFWRAALGGGLFALHAGLTRATLPRGRDLGVTAVFGLVGVSVFYGAYQLAVRTGGASLASVLLYTAPAFVALLGWGLLRERLGGREALAVAGTLGGIALISLGGGEGVTVTGAALGWGLLSGLTYSLYYLYGKAFFGRYAPTALYAVALPVGALGLLPFVEFSAKTPAAWASLAGIAVLSTYFAYLAYSAGLKHLPATRASVIASLEPVVAAGLAAALFGERLSAVALVGAALVVGAALLLSVGGREKAEAATA; encoded by the coding sequence GTGAGGCCCTCCCCCGCCGGGCTGATCCTGACCGCCGCCGTGCTGTGGGGCCTGCTGGGGATTCTGGGGAAAGGTGCTCAGGGGGCGGGCGTGGGGGCGCTGGAGGTCGCCTTCTGGCGGGCCGCGCTGGGAGGCGGCCTCTTCGCCCTGCATGCTGGGCTGACCCGCGCCACGTTGCCGCGTGGCCGCGACCTGGGAGTGACGGCCGTGTTCGGCCTCGTCGGGGTCAGCGTGTTCTACGGGGCCTACCAGCTCGCCGTGCGGACCGGTGGGGCCAGCCTCGCCTCGGTGCTGCTGTACACCGCGCCCGCCTTTGTCGCGCTGCTGGGCTGGGGCCTGCTGCGCGAGCGGCTGGGCGGGCGGGAGGCGCTGGCCGTCGCGGGCACGCTGGGGGGCATCGCCCTGATCAGCCTGGGCGGGGGCGAGGGCGTGACCGTGACCGGGGCAGCGCTGGGCTGGGGGCTGCTCTCGGGACTGACCTATAGCCTGTACTACCTGTACGGCAAGGCGTTTTTCGGACGCTACGCTCCCACGGCCCTGTACGCCGTCGCCCTCCCCGTGGGGGCGCTGGGGCTGCTGCCCTTCGTGGAGTTCAGCGCCAAGACACCTGCGGCGTGGGCCAGCCTCGCGGGAATCGCGGTGCTGAGCACCTATTTCGCCTACCTCGCCTACAGCGCGGGATTGAAACACCTGCCCGCCACCCGCGCCAGTGTGATCGCCAGCCTGGAACCCGTCGTGGCGGCGGGCCTCGCCGCTGCCCTGTTCGGGGAGAGGCTCTCGGCGGTCGCGCTGGTGGGCGCGGCGCTCGTGGTTGGGGCCGCGCTGCTGCTGAGCGTGGGGGGCCGGGAGAAGGCCGAGGCGGCCACGGCCTAG
- a CDS encoding glucodextranase DOMON-like domain-containing protein — MLTLLTATLLTGTLLSVPDPAGDARGDGGYVLPRRPAVPEAALDLRSFQAEARGDGMRFTVGLEAIGNPWRSPSGFSANVTDIFVGGSVGGERELADLRLSTGRQGWTYHLRVTGFGSQLTRVAEAGDDPTPLEDPTVRLEGNRLIVDAAVPPGHYAYWVTSSVYSPLTPAGVLRPVTAPGPAVLQAGRAGAPVPVDVLAPAGDVTPFTRGTLAPVGRARDTRALTLAALGGLGLLAVIVATLRSRRTPA; from the coding sequence GTGCTCACGCTGCTGACGGCCACCCTGCTCACGGGGACGCTGCTTTCCGTTCCCGACCCGGCGGGGGACGCGCGGGGGGACGGGGGCTACGTGCTGCCCCGGCGCCCCGCCGTGCCCGAGGCGGCCCTCGACCTGCGCTCCTTTCAGGCCGAAGCCCGTGGGGACGGGATGCGCTTCACGGTGGGGCTGGAGGCCATCGGGAATCCCTGGCGATCACCCTCCGGCTTCTCGGCCAACGTGACCGACATCTTCGTGGGGGGCAGCGTGGGCGGCGAGCGCGAACTGGCCGACCTGCGGCTGAGCACCGGGCGCCAGGGCTGGACCTACCACCTGCGGGTGACGGGCTTCGGGAGTCAGCTCACGCGGGTCGCGGAAGCCGGGGACGACCCCACGCCCCTGGAAGACCCCACCGTGCGGCTGGAGGGCAACCGGTTGATCGTGGACGCGGCGGTGCCGCCGGGGCACTACGCCTACTGGGTCACCTCCAGCGTGTACTCGCCCCTGACCCCGGCCGGGGTGCTGCGCCCGGTCACTGCCCCCGGTCCGGCGGTGCTGCAAGCGGGCCGCGCGGGGGCTCCCGTTCCGGTGGACGTGCTGGCCCCGGCGGGCGACGTGACTCCCTTCACGCGGGGCACCCTGGCCCCAGTGGGCCGCGCCCGCGACACCCGCGCCCTGACGCTGGCGGCGCTGGGCGGGCTGGGCCTGCTCGCGGTGATCGTGGCGACCCTGCGCTCGCGGCGGACCCCGGCGTGA
- the yvcK gene encoding uridine diphosphate-N-acetylglucosamine-binding protein YvcK, with protein sequence MWLVPGLGVKRWLVLFVLCTLVGAVGFLHFTWTGPLHFVATRWILWLNALTTPEVMPLYVGGMGVMALALGGALLSIVMLNRSMLRSTGTAPDQALDVIYSKRTLARGPRIVAVGGGTGLSNLLSGLKAHTSNITAVVTVSDDGGSSGRLRESLDMIAPGDLTDCYAALSDSPVLSRLLLHRFDRGEGLAGHTFGNLLLATLSEEQGGLGDAMRDVHEVLRVRGQVFPATTTPSTLVARLSDGREVRGESGLAAQVGEARVEAVRLDPPDLPALPAVLEAIQGAELIVLGPGSLFTSIIPALLVPDVARAIRESGAPVVYVASLMTEPGETTGLSLADHVGAVTGHLRRTPDWVLVNSTPVPPAIRARYAGEGAEVLDPGAVGGDLRGRLRHAPLLHPGEQARHDPDVLAEALVALAPRRATL encoded by the coding sequence ATGTGGCTCGTGCCGGGGCTGGGGGTCAAGCGCTGGCTGGTGCTGTTCGTGCTCTGCACGCTGGTGGGGGCGGTGGGCTTCCTGCACTTCACCTGGACCGGGCCGCTGCACTTCGTGGCGACGCGCTGGATTCTGTGGCTCAACGCCCTGACCACGCCGGAGGTGATGCCCCTCTACGTGGGCGGCATGGGGGTGATGGCGCTGGCGCTGGGGGGAGCGCTGCTGAGCATCGTGATGCTCAACCGCTCCATGCTGCGTTCGACGGGCACCGCACCCGATCAGGCGCTGGACGTGATCTATTCCAAGCGCACCCTCGCGCGTGGCCCCCGCATCGTGGCGGTGGGAGGCGGGACGGGACTGTCGAACCTGCTGAGTGGCCTCAAGGCGCACACCAGCAACATCACGGCGGTCGTGACCGTCTCGGACGATGGGGGGTCCAGCGGGCGGCTGCGCGAGTCGCTGGACATGATCGCGCCGGGCGACCTGACCGACTGCTACGCGGCGCTCTCGGACAGCCCGGTGCTTTCCAGGCTGCTGCTGCACCGCTTCGACCGGGGCGAGGGGCTGGCCGGGCACACCTTCGGGAACCTGCTGCTCGCCACCCTCTCGGAGGAACAGGGCGGCCTGGGGGACGCCATGCGCGACGTGCACGAGGTGCTGCGGGTGCGCGGGCAGGTCTTTCCCGCCACGACCACGCCGAGCACGCTGGTCGCCCGGCTCTCGGACGGGCGCGAGGTGCGCGGCGAGAGTGGGCTGGCCGCGCAGGTGGGAGAAGCGCGGGTGGAGGCGGTGCGTCTCGATCCCCCGGACCTCCCCGCGCTGCCCGCCGTGCTGGAGGCGATTCAGGGGGCCGAGCTGATCGTGCTGGGACCGGGGAGCCTGTTTACCTCGATCATTCCTGCGCTGCTCGTGCCGGATGTGGCGCGCGCGATTCGCGAGTCGGGGGCACCCGTCGTGTACGTCGCCAGCCTGATGACCGAACCCGGCGAGACGACGGGCCTGAGCCTCGCGGACCACGTGGGCGCGGTCACGGGGCACCTGCGCCGCACGCCCGACTGGGTGCTGGTGAACAGCACGCCCGTTCCGCCCGCCATCCGCGCCCGCTACGCCGGGGAGGGGGCCGAGGTGCTGGACCCCGGCGCGGTGGGGGGCGACCTGCGCGGGCGGCTGCGGCACGCCCCCCTGCTGCATCCCGGCGAGCAGGCCCGGCACGACCCCGACGTGCTGGCGGAGGCGCTGGTGGCCCTGGCGCCCCGGCGGGCGACGCTCTGA
- the rapZ gene encoding RNase adapter RapZ, with translation MFVIVSGLSGSGKSTALRTLEDAGFYVTDNLPPELWGAMHDLATARGLERVAVSTDARTRDFLSALEDSYVRLSRRREDLRVLFLEATSEVLLRRYNLSRREHPLGENLMLDFQRERDLLAPLRAIADTVIDTTNLTPAQLAERVLRACRLEQDFDLRLLSFGFKHTPPRDADLVVDVRSLPNPHYVPELRPRTGLEADVAGYVFGDEESERFYAEVRDFVRASAERARAARRHGYTVAIGCTGGQHRSVAVAARLAGDLADLGAQVADHRDMRVGGEA, from the coding sequence ATGTTCGTGATCGTCTCCGGCCTGTCGGGAAGTGGCAAAAGCACGGCGCTGCGGACGCTGGAGGACGCGGGCTTCTACGTCACCGACAACCTTCCGCCCGAGCTGTGGGGGGCGATGCACGACCTCGCCACGGCGCGGGGGCTGGAGCGGGTGGCGGTAAGCACGGACGCCCGCACCCGCGACTTTCTGAGTGCGCTGGAAGACAGCTACGTGCGGCTCTCGCGGCGGCGCGAGGACCTGCGGGTGCTGTTTCTGGAGGCGACCTCCGAGGTCTTGCTGCGGCGCTACAACCTCTCGCGCCGGGAACACCCGCTGGGCGAGAACCTGATGCTGGATTTTCAGCGCGAACGGGACCTGCTCGCGCCGCTGCGGGCCATTGCGGACACGGTGATCGACACGACGAACCTCACCCCGGCGCAGCTCGCGGAGCGGGTGCTGCGGGCCTGCCGTCTGGAGCAGGACTTCGACCTGCGACTGCTGAGCTTCGGGTTCAAGCACACGCCCCCGCGCGACGCCGACCTCGTGGTGGATGTGCGCTCTTTGCCCAACCCGCACTATGTCCCCGAACTGCGGCCCCGCACCGGGCTGGAGGCGGACGTGGCCGGGTACGTCTTTGGGGACGAGGAATCCGAGCGCTTCTACGCGGAGGTGCGCGACTTCGTGCGGGCGAGCGCCGAGCGGGCGCGGGCGGCGCGGCGGCACGGGTACACGGTGGCGATCGGGTGTACCGGGGGACAGCACCGCTCGGTGGCGGTGGCGGCGCGGCTCGCAGGTGACCTCGCGGACCTGGGCGCACAGGTGGCCGACCACCGCGACATGCGGGTGGGTGGCGAGGCTTGA
- the metG gene encoding methionine--tRNA ligase, which translates to MSRPTGAEPPTFYITTAIDYANGLPHIGHVYEKILTDAIARYRRLAGDRVHFLTGTDEHGEKIAKAAAASGQTPQAFVDDLALRAFRGLWDRLEIGYDDFIRTTEDRHKRYVQEILQRVYDAGDIYFAEYEGLYSVGAERYVTEKELVEGPDGVRRFPGDKDPPERRREANYFFRMEKYQAWLLEHIQTHPEFIGPAGYRNEVLEMLREPIGDLSISRPKARVPWGIELPWDPDHVTYVWFDALLNYVSGPVSLGLGEETIGTAWHVIGKDILKPHAVFWPTMLRAAGLPVYRRLVVHSHILAEDGRKMGKSLGNAIDPEALVHEYPADAIRYTLLREASLGADSPYGEGILVSRLNSDLANDLGNLLSRTVSMIQKYRGGVLPQACEQGTREHQIESAALALPGEVLRLVDDLKVNMAIEAAMNFVRDLNRYIAESAPWTLAKSDDTQRRLDTVLYTAAEGLRVASVALEAVIPAKAQELRAQLGLAGQSYPLTAAWGLIPAGTAVPGGPVLFPKPEPLPKAEAAPTPKPTNKKEKKTMTQPAETMPAQQPAAQPTETVAPTQDLISIDDFARVDLRIAEVVEAEAVRGADKLLKLTVRLGGETRTVVSGIRQWFAPEDLVGRRVILVANLKPAKLRGIESQGMILAAEDEHGNLDLVGTRLELPSGTKVR; encoded by the coding sequence ATGAGCAGACCAACGGGGGCCGAGCCGCCCACCTTTTACATCACGACCGCCATCGACTACGCCAACGGTCTGCCGCACATCGGGCACGTCTACGAGAAGATCCTGACCGACGCCATCGCCCGTTACCGCCGCCTCGCCGGGGACCGGGTACATTTCCTGACCGGCACCGACGAGCACGGCGAGAAGATCGCCAAGGCCGCCGCCGCGAGCGGGCAGACCCCGCAGGCGTTCGTGGACGACCTCGCGCTGCGGGCCTTCCGGGGCCTGTGGGACCGGCTGGAGATCGGCTACGACGACTTTATCCGCACGACCGAAGACCGCCACAAGCGCTACGTGCAGGAGATTTTGCAGCGCGTGTACGACGCGGGCGACATCTACTTCGCCGAGTACGAGGGCCTGTACTCGGTGGGCGCCGAGCGGTACGTCACCGAGAAGGAATTGGTCGAGGGGCCGGACGGGGTGCGCCGCTTTCCCGGCGACAAGGATCCGCCCGAGCGGCGGCGTGAGGCCAACTACTTCTTCCGGATGGAGAAGTACCAGGCGTGGCTGCTGGAGCATATCCAGACCCATCCCGAGTTCATCGGCCCCGCCGGATACCGCAACGAGGTGCTGGAGATGCTGCGCGAGCCCATCGGCGACCTCTCCATCAGCCGCCCGAAGGCGCGGGTGCCCTGGGGCATCGAGTTGCCCTGGGACCCCGACCACGTCACCTACGTGTGGTTCGACGCGCTGCTGAACTACGTCTCCGGGCCGGTCAGCCTCGGCCTGGGCGAGGAGACCATCGGGACCGCGTGGCACGTGATCGGCAAGGACATCCTCAAGCCGCACGCGGTCTTCTGGCCCACCATGCTGCGGGCGGCGGGGCTGCCTGTGTACCGCCGCCTGGTGGTGCACAGCCACATCCTCGCGGAAGACGGGCGCAAGATGGGCAAGAGCCTCGGCAACGCGATTGACCCGGAAGCGCTGGTGCACGAGTACCCCGCCGACGCGATCCGCTACACGCTGCTGCGCGAGGCGTCGCTGGGGGCCGACAGCCCCTACGGCGAGGGGATTCTGGTTTCGCGGCTGAACTCCGACCTCGCCAACGACCTCGGCAACCTGCTCTCGCGTACGGTCAGCATGATCCAGAAGTACCGGGGCGGCGTGCTCCCGCAAGCCTGCGAACAGGGCACGCGCGAGCACCAGATCGAGTCGGCGGCGCTGGCCCTGCCCGGCGAGGTGCTGCGGCTGGTGGACGACCTGAAGGTCAACATGGCGATCGAGGCCGCCATGAACTTCGTGCGCGACCTCAACCGTTACATCGCGGAAAGTGCCCCGTGGACGCTGGCGAAGTCGGACGACACCCAGCGGCGGCTCGACACGGTGCTGTACACCGCCGCCGAGGGCCTGCGGGTGGCGAGCGTGGCGCTGGAGGCCGTGATTCCGGCCAAGGCGCAGGAACTCCGCGCCCAGCTCGGGCTGGCGGGGCAGAGCTATCCGCTCACGGCGGCCTGGGGCCTGATCCCCGCTGGAACCGCCGTGCCCGGCGGCCCGGTCCTCTTCCCCAAACCCGAGCCGCTGCCGAAAGCCGAAGCCGCCCCCACTCCCAAACCGACCAACAAGAAAGAGAAAAAAACCATGACCCAACCCGCTGAAACGATGCCTGCCCAGCAGCCCGCCGCCCAGCCCACCGAGACGGTCGCCCCCACCCAGGACCTGATCTCCATCGACGACTTCGCGCGGGTGGACCTCCGCATCGCGGAAGTCGTGGAGGCCGAGGCGGTGCGGGGGGCCGACAAGCTGCTCAAGCTGACGGTGCGGCTGGGGGGGGAAACGCGCACCGTGGTCAGCGGCATCCGCCAGTGGTTCGCGCCCGAGGACCTGGTGGGCCGCCGGGTCATTCTGGTCGCCAACCTCAAGCCTGCCAAGCTGCGCGGCATCGAGTCGCAGGGCATGATCCTCGCCGCCGAGGACGAGCACGGCAACCTCGATCTGGTGGGCACCCGGCTGGAGTTGCCGAGCGGAACGAAGGTCCGGTAA
- the ruvA gene encoding Holliday junction branch migration protein RuvA, whose translation MIAYLKGTVREVRDASAVIVAGGVGYEVHCPASALGKLSVGDEAELNIRHIVREDAQLLFGFSDADSLRLFDLLTGVSGVGPKLGLALLSAMPVSAVAQGLLTGDVKLLSSVSGVGKKTAERLVLELQNKVPEHLVAGPAGGGAARAAAPTSTAGRDAIEALLALGFREPQVRGVVAELLAADPAQSADALIRKGLGRLR comes from the coding sequence GTGATTGCCTACCTGAAAGGCACCGTGCGCGAGGTGCGCGACGCGAGTGCCGTGATCGTCGCCGGGGGCGTGGGCTACGAGGTCCACTGCCCGGCGTCCGCCCTGGGCAAGTTGAGTGTGGGCGACGAGGCCGAACTCAACATCCGCCACATCGTGCGCGAGGACGCGCAGCTTCTCTTCGGCTTCAGCGACGCCGACAGCCTGCGCCTCTTCGACCTGCTGACCGGGGTGAGCGGCGTGGGGCCGAAGCTGGGATTGGCGCTGCTCTCGGCCATGCCGGTGAGCGCCGTGGCGCAGGGCCTGCTCACGGGCGACGTGAAGCTGCTCTCCAGCGTGTCGGGCGTGGGCAAGAAGACCGCCGAGCGGCTGGTCCTCGAACTCCAGAACAAGGTGCCCGAGCATCTGGTGGCCGGGCCAGCGGGGGGCGGCGCGGCGCGGGCGGCGGCCCCCACCTCGACGGCCGGGCGCGACGCCATCGAGGCGCTGTTGGCGTTGGGCTTCCGCGAGCCGCAGGTGCGCGGGGTGGTGGCCGAACTGCTCGCCGCCGACCCGGCCCAAAGTGCCGACGCCCTGATTCGCAAGGGCCTGGGCCGCTTGCGATGA
- a CDS encoding low temperature requirement protein A, which yields MSHGEPSSVTLQDGPSDKRQATPGTPEEQKVTWLELFFDLTFVVAFDQLAKRLGDAPSGINLVNFLVMFGAVWWAWAGNTTFAARHGNQERVYRWGTLAQLLTVALMALSERGELAENGPVFAAAFAANRLILVAMHGLMIRKDPDVAAFARPLMTGYGLAALIWLGSAFLGGTVQLLAWGVALAVDLVTPLLIKDRHGHALPHQEHLPERVGLLQIIALGNIVTELVAGGRQRPLTLADLAPSFFALLAAVGLWRLYFDQARALPVLEAHRRGRVGSFLLWLYSHIPFTLGLVMLAVGLGHGISDTENARDAVNLQLVVWSLFSLLFSLVLLRFTALRLSRRQPQRDRSLLALLGGLLVAAGLSLTDLGTLPLHAAVAALTLGLAAITATDPMTEHLGDLEERLGAGGSPL from the coding sequence ATGAGCCACGGCGAACCCAGCAGTGTCACCCTGCAAGACGGCCCCAGCGACAAGCGGCAGGCGACCCCCGGCACGCCCGAGGAGCAGAAGGTCACCTGGCTGGAGCTGTTCTTCGACCTCACCTTCGTGGTGGCCTTCGACCAGCTTGCCAAGCGGCTGGGCGACGCGCCGAGCGGGATCAACCTCGTCAACTTTCTGGTGATGTTCGGGGCGGTGTGGTGGGCGTGGGCGGGCAACACCACCTTTGCGGCGCGGCACGGCAACCAGGAGCGGGTCTACCGTTGGGGCACGCTGGCGCAGCTCCTCACCGTGGCGCTGATGGCCCTGTCCGAACGGGGTGAACTCGCGGAAAACGGCCCGGTCTTCGCCGCCGCCTTCGCCGCCAACCGGCTGATTCTGGTCGCCATGCACGGGCTGATGATTCGCAAGGATCCCGACGTGGCCGCCTTCGCCCGTCCGCTGATGACCGGGTATGGGCTGGCCGCGCTGATCTGGCTGGGGAGCGCCTTTCTGGGCGGGACCGTTCAACTGTTGGCCTGGGGGGTCGCGCTGGCGGTGGATCTCGTGACGCCGCTGCTGATCAAGGACCGCCACGGCCACGCGCTCCCGCATCAGGAGCACCTGCCCGAGCGGGTGGGCCTCCTCCAGATCATCGCGCTGGGCAACATCGTGACCGAGTTGGTCGCGGGGGGGCGGCAGCGCCCGCTGACCCTGGCCGACCTCGCGCCGTCCTTCTTCGCGCTGCTGGCGGCAGTGGGACTGTGGCGGCTGTATTTCGACCAGGCCCGTGCCCTCCCGGTGCTGGAGGCGCACCGCCGGGGCCGGGTGGGGTCCTTTTTGCTGTGGCTGTACAGCCACATCCCCTTCACGCTGGGGCTGGTGATGCTGGCGGTCGGGCTGGGCCACGGCATCAGCGACACCGAAAATGCCCGCGACGCCGTGAACCTGCAACTCGTGGTGTGGTCGCTCTTCTCGCTGCTCTTTTCGCTGGTGCTGCTGCGCTTCACGGCGCTGCGGCTCTCGCGCCGCCAGCCCCAGCGCGACCGCAGCCTGCTCGCGCTGCTGGGGGGGCTGCTGGTGGCGGCGGGGCTGTCGCTCACCGACCTGGGCACCCTGCCCCTGCACGCGGCGGTGGCGGCGTTGACGCTGGGCCTGGCGGCGATCACCGCCACTGACCCCATGACCGAGCACCTCGGTGACCTGGAGGAGCGGTTGGGGGCCGGGGGGTCGCCGCTGTAG